The genomic interval GACTCGCCTCGAGCGCAGGACAGAATGATCTCGGCGCGCAGCTGCATATCGGCAGGCCCCTTGTGCCTGGCTCGGCGGCGGGTGAGTTCGGCATGCTCTTGTTCGGTCAGTTCGATCCGAACGGCTGGGCGGCCTGTTTTCATCGCATGCCCTCCGAAAAAACTCTGCCAGCTCCGCGGTAGACAAGTCTTATCCTGAGTAGTTGTGATTCACCACACTAGTGTGGTGAATCACAAGTTCGCTTCATTATTTCTTTGCAAGGCTCGAGCAGCCCTGCCGACAGAGGCCAGGATTTCACCTGCTCCCTTACGCCAGCGGAAGGGCCTTGGATTCTGGTTGTAGGTCGCCAGGTAATACTCGATGGACTGCTCGAGATCCTTCACGCTGGTATGGGCCTGGCGCTTTATCCACTTCTGGGTGAGCATCGAGAAAAAGCGCTCCACCAGATTCAGCCATGACGCAGACGTCGGGGTGAAATGCACGTGATAACGCGGGTGTGCGACAAGCCAGGCACGCACCTTGTCGGTCTTGTGCACGGCATAGTTATCCATGATCAGGTGTATGGCCTTGTCGCTCTCGACCGTTTCCTCGATGGCCCTGAGAAACTCCAGGAATTCTGCGCTGCGGTGACGGCGCTTGAGACGTCCGATCACCTCGCCGGTGGCCACATCCAGGGCGGCAAACAAGGACGTCGTGCCATGGCGCTGATAATCATGGGTACGGGTCGCCGGATACCCAGGCTCCAGCGGCAGCCCCGGCTGTGTTCGATTGAGCGCCTGGATCTGGCTTTTCTCATCGACGCACAGTACCAGCGCTTTATCCGGCGGATTCAGGTAGAGCCCTACGATATCCTGCACCTTGTCGACAAAGGCGGGATCGGTGGACAGCTTGAAGGTGTGCTCCAGGTGAGGCTTGAGCCCGAAGGCTCGCCAGATACGCTGTACGCTCGCCGGTGAAATATGGGTGGCCTTGCTCATCCGGCGCGAGCTCCAATGACTGGCATCGTCGGGCCTGGTCTGCCGCACCCGGTCGACCACTTCCTGGACCTTTTCATCACTGATGCTGCGTGGGCGGCCTGAGCGCGGCTCGTCATTGAGGCCTTGCAGGCCCAAACGGGCGAAGCGAAGGCGCCACCTCGAAACGGTTTGCGCCGTAATGCCGAGCCGTCGAGCAATGGAAGAGCCGGACTCGCCTCGAGCGCAGGACAGAATGATCTCGGCGCGCAGCTGCATATCGGCAGGCCCCTTGTGCCTGGCTCGGCGGCGGGTGAGTTCGGCATGCTCGTGTTCGGTCAGTTCGATCCGAACGGCTGGGCGGCCTGTTTTCATCGCATGCCCTCCGAAAAAACTCTGTCAGCTCCGCGGTAGACAAGTCTTATCCTGAGTAGTTGTGATTCACCACACTAGGGTTTGTCTGAAAAGTCGATTTGGCTAAAATGCCGCCTCCGTTGTTCCGAGCGCAGCCATGTCAGGCCGTTACGAGATTTCTGCCCAGCGCTGGGCGATGATCGAAGCCATCGTTTCTCCCCCTCAACGCATGGGCCGCCCCCGGCGAGATGACCGCCAGATGCTCAACGGCATCTTCTGGATTCTGTGCTCAGGGGCCAAGTGGCGCGATCTTCCCGAGCGTTATGGCCCCTGGAAGACGGTATATCAGCGCTTCAGGCTGTGGCGTGACAACGGCACCTTCGAGCAGGTGCTGCGGCATCTGCATCTGCGTCTGCGTGAGGACGGCTTTATCGACCTGGATACCTGGATGGTCGACTCAACGTCGATTCGGGCCACCAGAGCCGCCAGCGGTGCGAGAAAAAAAGGGGCCTGCAAGAGCCGCAGCACCAATGTCTCGGCCGAAGCCGTGGTGGGCTGACCACCAAGCTTCATCTGGCCTGTGACAGCAACGGGTATCCGCTGGCAGTGATGCTTTCACCCGGGCAGGACGCCGACTCGCGCTATTTCATGCCCTTGCTTGAGCAGATCAGCCTGCCTGGCAGCCAGGGTCGTCCGCGCAAGCGCTGCCGGTATGTACTGGCTGACAAAGGCTACGACAGCGAAAGCCTGCGCCAATACTGCGACCGGTATGGCATGAAGCCCATCATTCCCTTACGCAAGATGCACCGTAAGCCTCGACCGGGCTTGCCTCGCCTATTTGACAGACCGCAGTACCAAAAGCGCAACGCCATTGAACGACTGTTCAGTTGGCTCAAGGAAAAGCGCCGTCTTTGCACCCGTTATGACAAGCTGGCCAGCAGTTTCAAGGCCATGGTCACGCTGGCCTGCATCGAAAAATGCTTACGTGCCGACTTTTCAGACAAACCCTAATTGGAAGCAGCGCACGCCCATGCCCAGCAAGTCCAGCCCTACCCCGGCCGTCGCTCCACAGGCCATCGCCCAGCCAGCCGACGGTCCGCTGGACAGCTCCCTCGACGACCTGATCGGCTACGCCCTGCGCCGCGCCCAGCTCAAGGTCTTCCAGCACCTGGTCAGCCGCCTCGTCGTCTTCGACCTGCGGCCGGCGCAGTTCACCGCCCTGGCGATCATCGAGCAGAACCCCGGCCTGATGCAGGCCGACCTGGCCCGCGCGCTGGCCATCGAGCCGCCGCAGGCGGTGGTCCTGTTGAACAAGCTGGAAAGCCGCGGGCTGGCGGTGCGGGTACGCTGCAAGCCGGACAAGCGCTCCTACGGCATCTTCCTCAGCAAGGCCGGCGAAACGCTGCTCAGGGAGTTGCGCGAAGTGGCCGCGCAGAGCGACCTGGACGCCACCGCCGCGCTCAGCGCCGAGGAGCGCCAGCAACTGATCGAGCTGCTGCACAAGATCTACCGCTGAATCGGTCCGGCGCGAGCCGCAAGATCCGCGCCGTCCTGCTCACCCTCATCCCTCGTCGTCCCGCTCCGGCGTCGGTGCGCCGCCGGCCGCCGCGCTCTGGCGGAAGGCCTTCGGCGATTGCCCGGCGAGGCGGCGGAAGAACCGCGAGAAGTACGCCGGATCGTTGAAGCCGAGCGCATCGGAGAGCTCGTTGACGGTCATGGTGGTGTAGATCAGGTTGCGCTTGGCCTCCAGCAGCAGGCGCTGGTGGACGACCTGCAGGGCGCTCTGCCCGACCAACTGGCGGCACAGGCTGTTCAGGTGGACGCCGGACAGTCCGACACGGTGCGCGAACTCGTCGATCGGCAGGTGCTCGCGGTAGTGCTGCTCGACCAGCCGCATGAAGCGCGTCAGGTACTGGCGACTGCGTTCGCTGGCACCGAGCGAGGCGGCGCGCTGGCGTTCGCGGCGACCGAGCCAGACCATCAACAGGTTGACCAGCGACTGCAGCTGCAGCTCGCGTGCCGGCTCGTGACCCCGGTAATCGCGAAAGAGCGTCTCGAACAGCAGATCCAGCCAGGCGCGGTCTGCACCGACCGGGTAGCAGGCGGATCCGCCCTGAACGCCCAGGTTATGCCCCAGAAGCTCCTCCAGATGCGCCACCAGGGGCGCGGCCAGGGTCAGCACGTAGCCCTGGATGTCTTCGGAGAAATGGAAACCGTGCACGCAGAGCGGCGGCACCACTTGGATCGCCGCCTCGGCCAGGCGCAGGCGCTGGTTCTCCACCTCGGCCAGCGCCTCGCCCTCCTGGACATAGAGCAGCTGGAACAGGTCGGCATGGCGGTGCGGCTTGATCTCCCAATGATGCAGGCTGCTGCGCTGCGCGATCGACTCGCAGTGCAGCAGGTCCGGCGTCGGCCAGGCCAGTTGCTCCCCGTACAGCTTGAACACCGGAATGGCGGGCGCGATCAACCTCATGGGGCGCGAACTCCTTTGGCTCGATAACCGAACGAATCATCCGAAAGTACCAGTAATATTGCCTAAATTACCTTATTTTCGCGAATCCACTGAACAAAAATGCAGGAGCCTTCAGCGAATCCGGCCCTGCACGGACGGGCCGGCCCAACCAGAGAGACAATAAGAATGAAAACTCAAGTGGCAATCATCGGTGCCGGTCCGTCCGGCCTGCTCCTCGGCCAACTGCTGCACAAGGCCGGCATCGACAACGTGATTCTCGAGCGTCAAACCCCCGACTACGTGCTCGGCCGCATTCGCGCCGGCGTGCTCGAGCAGGGCGTGGTCGACCTGCTGCGCGAGGCCGGCGTGGCCGAGCGCATGGACCGGGAAGGGCTGGTCCACGAGGGCATCGAGCTGGTCTGCTCGGGCCGGCGCATCCGCCTGGATCTCAAGGCGCTGTCCGGCGGCAAGACGGTGATGGTCTACGGCCAGACCGAAGTCACCCGTGACCTGATGGGCGCGCGCCGGGCCAGCGGCGCGCCGATCGTCTACGGGGCCGAGAACGTGCAGCTGTTCGGCCTCAAGGACGGAACGCCCCACGTCACCTACGAGAAGGACGGCCAGACCCAGCGCATCGACTGCGACTACATCGCCGGCTGCGACGGCTTCCACGGCGTGTCGCGCAAGACCATCCCGGCCGAGGTGCTGTCGCACTACGAGCGCGTCTATCCGTTCGGCTGGCTCGGCCTGCTGTCCGACACGCCGCCGGTCCACGAGGAGCTGATCTATGCGCACACCGACCAGGGCTTCGTGCTTTGCAGCCAGCGCTCGACGACGCGCAGCCGCTACTACCTGCAGGTGCCGCTGAGCGAGAGGGTCGAGGACTGGTCCGACGAGCGCTTCTGGAACGAACTCAAGCGCCGTCTGCCGGGCGACGTGGCGAACAGGCTGGTCACCGGGCCGTCGCTGGAAAAGAGCATCGCCCCGCTGCGCAGCTACGTGGTCGAACCCATGCAGTACGGCCGGCTGTTCCTGGTCGGCGACGCGGCGCACATCGTCCCGCCGACCGGCGCCAAGGGCCTGAACCTGGCCGGCAGCGACGTCTGCTACCTGTTCCGCATCCTGGTCAAGGTCTACCGGGAGGGTCGTACCGACCTGCTGGAGAAGTACTCCGAACTGGCCCTGCGCCGGGTCTGGAAGGGCGAGCGCTTCAGCTGGTTCATGACCAACCTGCTGCACGACTTCGAAGGCAGCGACGCCTTCGACAGGCGCATGCAACTGGCCGACCGCGAGTACTTCCTCAACTCCGAAGCGGGCCGCGTGACCATCGCCGAGAACTATGTCGGTCTACCCTACGAAGAGGTCGCGTGAGCCCCACGCATTTCCACCGGCAATAGCGGCGCCGGCAGGTTCCAGCCTGGCGCCGTCGGCTCTCCGACCACCCGGGCAGGCCGGTTGTCGCGCCCTGGCCTGCCCCGGCCTCCCGAACGAGGCCACCCGAATCTTCCGCGACACCAGGACGGCTCCGCAGCGAGCCACAACATTATAAGAAAGGGAATCCAACGCCATGTCCGATCTCAAGACCGCCGCCCTCGACTACCACGCCCAGCCGCGTCCCGGAAAGCTGAGCGTGGAACTGACCAAACCCACCCGGAACGCCCGCGATCTGTCGCTGGCCTACAGCCCCGGCGTCGCCGAGCCGGTGCGGGAAATCGCCCGCGACCCCGAACTGGCCTACCGCTATACCGGCAAGGGCAACCTGGTCGCCGTCATCTCCGACGGCACCGCGATCCTCGGCCTGGGCAACCTCGGCCCGCTGGCCTCCAAGCCGGTCATGGAAGGCAAGGGCGTGCTGTTCAAGCGCTTCGCCGGGATCGATGTGTTCGACATCGAGGTGGATGCCGAGAGCCCGCAGGCCTTCATCGACACCGTCAAGCGCATCTCCGTGACCTTCGGCGGCATCAACCTGGAGGACATCAAGGCGCCCGAGTGCTTCGAGATCGAGCGGGCGCTGATCGAGCAGTGCGACATCCCGGTGTTCCACGACGACCAGCACGGCACCGCCATCGTCACCGCGGCGGGCATGCTCAATGCCCTGGAGATCGCCGGCAAGACCCTGGCCGACGCCAGGATCGCCTGCCTCGGCGCCGGCGCCGCGGCCATCTCCTGCATGCGCCTGCTGATCAGCCTGGGGGCCAGGGTGGAGAACATCCACATGGTCGACCGCCAGGGGGTCATCCATGCCGGACGCGACGACTTGAACCAGTACAAGGCGGTGTTCGCCCACGAGACCGACAAGCGCACCCTGTCCGACGCGCTCGACGGCGCCGACGTGTTCGTCGGCCTGTCCGGGGCCAACCTGCTGAGTCCGGAGGACCTGCTGCGCATGGCGCCGAACCCGATCGTCTTCGCCTGCTCCAACCCCGACCCGGAGATCCGGCCGGAGCTGGCGCATGCCACGCGCGGCGACGTGATCATGGCCACCGGGCGTTCCGACTACCCGAACCAGGTCAACAACGTACTGGGCTTCCCCTTCATCTTCCGCGGCGCCCTGGACGTGCGCGCCACCCGCATCAACGAGGAGATGAAGATCGCCGCGGCGCATGCCCTGCGCGAGCTGGCCAAGCTGCCGGTGCCGAAGGAGGTGTGCGAGGCCTACGGGGTGTCGGGGCTGGAGTTCGGGCGCGACTACATCATTCCCAAGCCCATGGACCCGCGGCTGATCACCATGGTGTCCGACGCCGTGGCCCGCGCCGCCATCGAGAGCGGCGTGGCCTCCCTGCCCTATCCCCAGCACTATCCGCTGCAGTCGGTGGAGGCGGTATTCGGCGGCTGATCGGCAATCCCCGAAAAGAAACCCCGCTCGATGCGGGGTTTCTTTATTCAGACCGTAGATACTGTTATTCCGGTCAAGCGCCATGAAGCGCCAGATCGAAGGTTCTGCCGGATCGCAGGACGCCAAAGGCGACCTGCACCAGCTTGCGCATCATGGCACCGATGATCAGCCTGGCCGGCCTGCCATTGCCGGCCAGACGCTCGCGATACACCTTGCCCCAGGGCGTCCTGTAGAGCGCCACCATCGCTGGCATGTAGAGCGTCCGCCGCAACGCGGCATGACCGACCTTCGACATCCGCGGCCTGGCCCGCACGCTGCTGCCCGACTCGTACACACGCGGGCTGAGCCCGGCAAAGGCCACGAACTGCCGGGCACACCTGAACCGCTCGTTTCCCAGCCCGTAGGAGAGCAGCACGGCAATCGTGCGCTCGCCGAGTTCCGGAATGGAGCCGAGCAGGACCCGCTTGCGGCACAGGTCCTGGTCATCGTCCAGGGTGCGGGCGACTCCCCGCTCGAGGCGGTTCTTCTCCCGGGTCTGCATGGCCACCAGCCCCTGCTGGCCCAGCACCAGGGCGCGCAAGCGGCGCTCCGTTGGCGAGGGGGCTACCCACGCAGGCGGGCGCTTTTCCCGACAGAAATCGGCAAGGGTCTTCGCATCGACGGCATCGGTCTTGCTGCGCAGCCCCAGCGACTGGGCATGAGCCCTGGCCAGCGCCGGGTTGATGACCGAGACCCGGTGCCCGGCATCGGCCAGATGCAAGGCGACAGGCTCCCAGCAGACATGGGTGGCCTCCAGGCAGGCATGAATTTCGCCCTTGGCGTGCAGCGCGAGCCAGTCGGACAGTGCGGCAAAGCCTGCCGGGGTGTTGGGGAAGACCTTACTCTTGAACTTGGTGCCCAGCATCAAGGCGCAATCGAGCTTGGCCTTGGAAACATCGATGCCCAGCGGGATGAGGTCTGAAGTGCTCATGGCTTGCGCTATCTACCTTGTGAATGCAGGCTGCCGGCGAGGCCGGGCCGAAGATACTGTTCGATGGTTCGCAAGTTGAAGCGGGAGGTCCGGTGCGGAATCTACAGGGCGGCTGTAGAAGCCAAGGGTAGACACGGCATCCGGGCTCCCTGTGCTCAAGAGCGACTTGAGCAAAGACACAATACAAGGGTGAAAAACGCGCGCAGCGCTTTTCCACCGGCGTGCCCACGGCGGGAAAGGCCTGCGGCCGTTTCCCACCCTACTGTCTCTTGTCCCTATCGCAGATAAATCTGCTCCTTGTATCTCGACTGCCACCTCCAAGGAGGTGATAGTTCCCGACTGATCATCGGGGGAAGGCCAGGAAGACGCTCTGCTCCTTAGAGCATTTTTGGCCTGACTAGTGGTTGTGGCCGAGCGGATAACAATTAAGAGCCGACAGCGGTAGACCATGTCGCCCGTCCCCGTATGGCCTTGCGCTGGCTCAAGGAATCGCGCGTTAGTGCCGCCGGAGACTTCTCTGTTCACACGGGCGCGTCATACTTGAGGCAGGCTCACCGCACAGGACACGACCATGTCTTACCAACACATCATGACCGCCGTCGATCTCACCGACGAATGCCATCCGGTCATCCGCCGGGCCATTGCCCTGGCCAACTGTTTCCAGGCCCAGTTGTCCCTGGTGCATATTGTCGAGCCGATGGCCATGGCCTTCGGCGGGGACGTGCCGATGGACCTGTCGACCCTGCAGCAGCAGCAGCTCGACCAGGCGCGCGAGCGGGTCGCCGCCTTCGCCGGCCAGTACCCCGAACTGCTGCCCGAGCGGCGGCACATTCTCTTCGGCCAGCCGCGCCAGGAGATCCATCAGCTGGCGCAGGAGAAGGGATGCGACCTGATCGTGGTCGGCAGCCATGGCCGCCACGGCCTCGCCCTGCTGCTCGGCTCCACGGCCAACGACCTGCTGCATGGCGCACCCTGCGACGTGCTGGCGGTGCGTCTGAAGAAGCCCGAATGACGGTGCCGCCTCCTTCCCCGCGGGTGAGGAGGCGCGCTCAGTCCTCGTCGGCGCTCATCACCAGCGGGCGGATCTTGGCGAGCTGGGTCTCCAGCGAGTAGCTCATGCTGGAAGCCATCGAGAAGAAGGTCAGGAAGGCCTTGAGATTCGAATCACCGCCGCAGGTGCCATGGATGCGCTGCCAGAAGGCCTGATTGACCAGCTGCAGCTGCTGGAACAGACGTACCAGGCCCTTCAGCTCCCAGTCGGCATGGCGCCTTTCCCGGGCGTTGAAGTATTGCCGGGTCAGGTAGAGGGATACCGCGCGCAGGACGAACTCCTGCTGGCTGGCGAACGGCAGATGCTGCTGGGCCATCGGCCGCAGGCGGGACAGCCGGGGACA from Azotobacter salinestris carries:
- a CDS encoding IS630 family transposase; amino-acid sequence: MKTGRPAVRIELTEHEHAELTRRRARHKGPADMQLRAEIILSCARGESGSSIARRLGITAQTVSRWRLRFARLGLQGLNDEPRSGRPRSISDEKVQEVVDRVRQTRPDDASHWSSRRMSKATHISPASVQRIWRAFGLKPHLEHTFKLSTDPAFVDKVQDIVGLYLNPPDKALVLCVDEKSQIQALNRTQPGLPLEPGYPATRTHDYQRHGTTSLFAALDVATGEVIGRLKRRHRSAEFLEFLRAIEETVESDKAIHLIMDNYAVHKTDKVRAWLVAHPRYHVHFTPTSASWLNLVERFFSMLTQKWIKRQAHTSVKDLEQSIEYYLATYNQNPRPFRWRKGAGEILASVGRAARALQRNNEANL
- a CDS encoding IS5 family transposase — its product is MSGRYEISAQRWAMIEAIVSPPQRMGRPRRDDRQMLNGIFWILCSGAKWRDLPERYGPWKTVYQRFRLWRDNGTFEQVLRHLHLRLREDGFIDLDTWMVDSTSIRATRAASGARKKGACKSRSTNVSAEAVVG
- a CDS encoding IS5 family transposase, translating into MQEPQHQCLGRSRGGLTTKLHLACDSNGYPLAVMLSPGQDADSRYFMPLLEQISLPGSQGRPRKRCRYVLADKGYDSESLRQYCDRYGMKPIIPLRKMHRKPRPGLPRLFDRPQYQKRNAIERLFSWLKEKRRLCTRYDKLASSFKAMVTLACIEKCLRADFSDKP
- a CDS encoding MarR family winged helix-turn-helix transcriptional regulator, with product MPSKSSPTPAVAPQAIAQPADGPLDSSLDDLIGYALRRAQLKVFQHLVSRLVVFDLRPAQFTALAIIEQNPGLMQADLARALAIEPPQAVVLLNKLESRGLAVRVRCKPDKRSYGIFLSKAGETLLRELREVAAQSDLDATAALSAEERQQLIELLHKIYR
- a CDS encoding helix-turn-helix domain-containing protein — encoded protein: MRLIAPAIPVFKLYGEQLAWPTPDLLHCESIAQRSSLHHWEIKPHRHADLFQLLYVQEGEALAEVENQRLRLAEAAIQVVPPLCVHGFHFSEDIQGYVLTLAAPLVAHLEELLGHNLGVQGGSACYPVGADRAWLDLLFETLFRDYRGHEPARELQLQSLVNLLMVWLGRRERQRAASLGASERSRQYLTRFMRLVEQHYREHLPIDEFAHRVGLSGVHLNSLCRQLVGQSALQVVHQRLLLEAKRNLIYTTMTVNELSDALGFNDPAYFSRFFRRLAGQSPKAFRQSAAAGGAPTPERDDEG
- the pobA gene encoding 4-hydroxybenzoate 3-monooxygenase; translated protein: MKTQVAIIGAGPSGLLLGQLLHKAGIDNVILERQTPDYVLGRIRAGVLEQGVVDLLREAGVAERMDREGLVHEGIELVCSGRRIRLDLKALSGGKTVMVYGQTEVTRDLMGARRASGAPIVYGAENVQLFGLKDGTPHVTYEKDGQTQRIDCDYIAGCDGFHGVSRKTIPAEVLSHYERVYPFGWLGLLSDTPPVHEELIYAHTDQGFVLCSQRSTTRSRYYLQVPLSERVEDWSDERFWNELKRRLPGDVANRLVTGPSLEKSIAPLRSYVVEPMQYGRLFLVGDAAHIVPPTGAKGLNLAGSDVCYLFRILVKVYREGRTDLLEKYSELALRRVWKGERFSWFMTNLLHDFEGSDAFDRRMQLADREYFLNSEAGRVTIAENYVGLPYEEVA
- a CDS encoding malic enzyme-like NAD(P)-binding protein; amino-acid sequence: MSDLKTAALDYHAQPRPGKLSVELTKPTRNARDLSLAYSPGVAEPVREIARDPELAYRYTGKGNLVAVISDGTAILGLGNLGPLASKPVMEGKGVLFKRFAGIDVFDIEVDAESPQAFIDTVKRISVTFGGINLEDIKAPECFEIERALIEQCDIPVFHDDQHGTAIVTAAGMLNALEIAGKTLADARIACLGAGAAAISCMRLLISLGARVENIHMVDRQGVIHAGRDDLNQYKAVFAHETDKRTLSDALDGADVFVGLSGANLLSPEDLLRMAPNPIVFACSNPDPEIRPELAHATRGDVIMATGRSDYPNQVNNVLGFPFIFRGALDVRATRINEEMKIAAAHALRELAKLPVPKEVCEAYGVSGLEFGRDYIIPKPMDPRLITMVSDAVARAAIESGVASLPYPQHYPLQSVEAVFGG
- a CDS encoding IS110 family transposase, coding for MSTSDLIPLGIDVSKAKLDCALMLGTKFKSKVFPNTPAGFAALSDWLALHAKGEIHACLEATHVCWEPVALHLADAGHRVSVINPALARAHAQSLGLRSKTDAVDAKTLADFCREKRPPAWVAPSPTERRLRALVLGQQGLVAMQTREKNRLERGVARTLDDDQDLCRKRVLLGSIPELGERTIAVLLSYGLGNERFRCARQFVAFAGLSPRVYESGSSVRARPRMSKVGHAALRRTLYMPAMVALYRTPWGKVYRERLAGNGRPARLIIGAMMRKLVQVAFGVLRSGRTFDLALHGA
- a CDS encoding universal stress protein, with product MSYQHIMTAVDLTDECHPVIRRAIALANCFQAQLSLVHIVEPMAMAFGGDVPMDLSTLQQQQLDQARERVAAFAGQYPELLPERRHILFGQPRQEIHQLAQEKGCDLIVVGSHGRHGLALLLGSTANDLLHGAPCDVLAVRLKKPE
- a CDS encoding DUF6901 family protein, with the translated sequence MAIDYRITLDDWHAFSYRIELERGYDHAHAKEAPGWTRLAYQQCSNCPLTPEQYSHCPAALDLQGVIEDFQGLPAFQKAQVWVRTPEREYRKQVSLEEGVRSLLGVIMATSACPRLSRLRPMAQQHLPFASQQEFVLRAVSLYLTRQYFNARERRHADWELKGLVRLFQQLQLVNQAFWQRIHGTCGGDSNLKAFLTFFSMASSMSYSLETQLAKIRPLVMSADED